DNA from Saccharomyces cerevisiae S288C chromosome V, complete sequence:
GGTGTTTACTTGATGTGTTGAAGTGAGGCgcaaggaaaaaagaaaaaaaatcaatgcCCGGTAGATCAATTGGACCAGGGGTTCTTGTTTTGCGACGCCGTACAGACAAGGCCAACTTTATAAAAACGATATTAGAAAttattgtatatatgtatataaatgtaGTATTTTTATCAACAGAAAATAGGTGGAAAACTCCCACCCTGTGCTAGACTTCATTCAAAGAGAGTCGGCTTTAACGTGGAGGACTTCCTTGTCTGTGGCGACGTTTTGAGACGAGGAATGACTGGTAGTTTGCTCGGGAAGTTCGTAGTTCTCTTGCACATTGATCTCACCATCTTCATTGAAGTTGATGTTCTCCATCTTGGCAAACAGTTGTCTCTTTTGCTCTTCCGTCAACTCctgctttttcttgttcttgatCCAGTATCCTGGGTTCAAGTGTTTCAATTGTAAGTTTTTGGTGAAAGGCAAGTGACCACGCCTTTCTTCGAATATCATTAAACTCAACACAATGATAAGAACCAACCAATAGATGTTGTAACAAAGCATGGATGACAAGTAGCCGGTGTTCTGCCATCCAAGCAAAGCATTGAAGATATCCCACCCATTGTCCAGTTCTGGGTTGCAACAATTGACATGGTAAACGGCCTTTCTGATGTTATAAGACCCATTACCATCACCGCCTTCGGAAGCATCACCACCACTGGCAAGGTTGAATCTGTAATTTTCAAAGTACCACGCACCACGAGAGAAAAGACCGGCGGAGATCAGGTACAAGATCGAAGTAGacaaaatcaagaaaatctgCAGCGAGGATTTCGAAGCACCATAGTACAACAAATACCCAACAAGACCACCACATATCAAACCAACCACAACGGGCAATGGGTAAGCAGAGGCGTGCGAGCCCTGTGTGGTAATACCTGCACCGGCAACGAACACAACAGCTTCCAAACCTTCT
Protein-coding regions in this window:
- the FTR1 gene encoding high-affinity iron permease FTR1 (High affinity iron permease; involved in the transport of iron across the plasma membrane; forms complex with Fet3p; expression is regulated by iron; protein abundance increases in response to DNA replication stress), producing the protein MPNKVFNVAVFFVVFRECLEAVIVISVLLSFLKQAIGEHDRALYRKLRIQVWVGVLLGFIICLAIGAGFIGAYYSLQKDIFGSAEDLWEGIFCMIATIMISMMGIPMLRMNKMQSKWRVKIARSLVEIPHRKRDYFKIGFLSRRYAMFLLPFITVLREGLEAVVFVAGAGITTQGSHASAYPLPVVVGLICGGLVGYLLYYGASKSSLQIFLILSTSILYLISAGLFSRGAWYFENYRFNLASGGDASEGGDGNGSYNIRKAVYHVNCCNPELDNGWDIFNALLGWQNTGYLSSMLCYNIYWLVLIIVLSLMIFEERRGHLPFTKNLQLKHLNPGYWIKNKKKQELTEEQKRQLFAKMENINFNEDGEINVQENYELPEQTTSHSSSQNVATDKEVLHVKADSL